A region from the Aegilops tauschii subsp. strangulata cultivar AL8/78 chromosome 5, Aet v6.0, whole genome shotgun sequence genome encodes:
- the LOC109747137 gene encoding disease resistance protein RGA5 isoform X1: MDAPSSPRKLQGPRPPRLKVRQESHAIKKPSGAPEQSQAQGHGRREQQRGQEVRVDANRRNFREVVQYLTGGVPASDSIVQQLVGQGSASQTQDFQIVEAVEGLPRELLLSPSAAVSPAARLASIERSVRPVPAQQPEVIDLTDDRFDDGGLVAVVDDDWLSLRCASPPSPPPPESTSGQFSPQGQKSAKQRSQTVSDISHSQVKQARQTKKRIQQLQAPVCAMADAMFRLPEKLDGLLSSHGQMLPRGVEEEIPLIKQDLEKMVAILQQHDDSGAEDCAMTAKCLAKEVRELSYDMEDSVDQYEQAATTSRWIAPRLKKHKFARRRVTRLPEKLRWRLWMANKMREFSLRSQEALQRYSLFNHHGDNGIRAAAIGGTGSSTPPRHDTCFGSWYPTPYEELVGIGEHVNNLEAWLGRDGEQRLKVVTVVGSGGIGKSTLVKELYRRIRGQFECRAFVRTSRKPDIRRLLISMLSQVRPHQTSHTWKLHSLIADIRTHLQDKRYLIVIDDVWATQTWDIVSRALPDGNLCSGVLITTEIDDVALKCGGYDSKYVLPMKPLGHDDSSKLFFRTAFGPQYECPPELSDVANNIIRKCAGFPLAVVTVAGLLVNQMGKPEQWDFVNKSLGYGLRKNPAPEGMKQVLNLSYNNLRLHLKACLMYLSIYEEDYIIQKNDLVKQWIAEGFIHATEEKDMVEISRICFDELISSRMIEPVHINDTGDVLSCTVHHMVLDFITHKSLEENFVTAIDHCQTTARLADKVRRLSLHFGNAEATPPTNMRLSQVRTLAYFGVIKCLPSIVEFGLLQILILHLWGDDDSISFDLTGISELFRLRYLHVTCNATLEVPQTQIRGLRYLETLKIDARVSAVPSDIVHLPGLLHLSLPVEINLPNGIGRMTSLCTLECFDISVNSVENVHSLGELTNLHDLRLTCSTVHSCYLTSKMDSMCSILTKLSNLRSLTLEPSSILDVGPSSMSISCDGLSSVSSPPACLQTFEWLPRICTFSSLPKWIGRLSKLCILKIGVRKLANNDFDILRGLPALTVLSLHIRTKPAKRILFNKIGFSVLKYFKFRCRAPWLEFEVDAMPNLLKLKLRFDAHGVDQHGTIPVGIVHLTGLKEMSAKIGGAGANDPDRRAAESALIDAIKMHPACPTLSIHCLDAMFSGEDDDIKKEDSIEHMTLQKQYDVKKEDSIEHMTLQKQYGIKKEDSIEHTTLQEQYDIKNEDLIEHMTLQIQNDIKKEDSYKQHGFLQKDYRKTLPKWSTQVRVSSLQDIEGHDDGFSWRKYGQKDILGSRNPRGYYRCTHHNTRGCQALKQLQATDGDPLLFNAIYVGNHTCTQGANSQPQPGYEQSSISVGDKAEGSIQRLEKMPPRRSKRSIQVRVRSMQDDYPADDGYSWSKYGQKDILGSKHPRGYYRCVHRPEKGCEATKQVQRSDSDTQLFDVVYHGEHTCAENVHSRGESARSLPHHVSVSAGVIPPATSESQVTYEAVSSGSTAGIHFMSPATSAGSQVTYESGSRSTTTGRFISPGMSESQVAYAEFWTWPDNVDFMLNSPINERLDLNADFVDETGPSDFD, translated from the exons ATGGACGCGCCTTCGTCTCCGAGGAAGCTGCAGGGCCCGCGACCGCCGCGGCTCAAAGTGCGGCAGGAGTCGCACGCCATCAAGAAGCCCTCCGGGGCGCCCGAGCAGTCCCAGGCGCAGGGGCATGGCCGGCGGGAGCAGCAGCGAGGGCAGGAGGTGCGCGTCGACGCCAATCGCAGGAACTTCAGGGAGGTTGTGCAGTATCTGACCGGTGGCGTTCCAGCCTCCGACTCGATTGTGCAGCAGCTAGTGGGTCAAGGGTCTGCATCTCAGACCCAGGACTTCCAGATCGTCGAGGCCGTGGAGGGGCTGCCGCGGGAGCTGCTGCTCTCGCCTTCCGCTGCAGTGTCCCCGGCGGCGAGGCTGGCATCCATCGAGAGGTCCGTCCGGCCAGTGCCCGCACAGCAGCCGGAAGTCATAGACTTGACGGACGACAGATTCGATGACGGCGGCCTCGTGGCGGTTGTCGATGATGACTGGCTCAGTTTGAGGTGCgcttcgccgccgtcgccgccgccgccagaatCGACCTCGGGGCAGTTCTCACCGCAAGGTCAGAAATCAGCCAAGCAGCGTTCGCAAACAGTCAGTGATATCAGCCATTCACAGGTCAAGCAAGCGCGTCAGACCAAGAAGAGAATTCAACAACTACAGGCTCCTGTCTGCGCTATGGCGGACGCCATGTTCAGGCTCCCAGAGAAGCTGGACGGGTTACTGTCCAGCCATGGCCAAATGCTGCCCCGGGGCGTGGAGGAGGAGATACCTCTCATCAAGCAAGATCTGGAGAAGATGGTTGCCATTCTCCAGCAGCACGATGACTCCGGAGCAGAGGACTGTGCTATGACGGCCAAGTGCCTGGCCAAGGAGGTGCGCGAGCTCTCATACGACATGGAGGACAGCGTCGACCAGTACGAGCAGGCCGCCACCACCAGTAGATGGATAGCTCCCCGCCTTAAAAAGCACAAGTTTGCTCGTCGTAGAGTTACACGGCTTCCGGAGAAACTCAGGTGGCGGCTATGGATGGCCAACAAGATGAGGGAGTTCAGCTTGCGCTCGCAGGAGGCGCTTCAGCGGTACAGCTTGTTTAACCACCATGGTGACAATGGCATCAGAGCTGCTGCCATTGGTGGCACTGGCAGCAGCACTCCTCCTAGACATGATACGTGTTTTGGCTCTTGGTACCCCACGCCGTATGAGGAGCTTGTTGGTATAGGTGAACATGTGAATAATCTTGAAGCGTGGCTGGGTAGGGATGGAGAGCAGAGGCTCAAGGTGGTGACTGTTGTTGGATCTGGAGGGATTGGTAAGAGCACGCTTGTCAAAGAGCTGTACCGTAGAATCAGAGGGCAATTCGAGTGCCGGGCATTTGTGAGGACGTCCCGGAAGCCTGACATCAGGAGGCTTCTCATCAGCATGCTCTCACAAGTCCGGCCACACCAAACCTCtcacacttggaaattgcatagTCTAATTGCCGACATCAGGACACATCTCCAAGATAAGAG GTACTTGATTGTAATTGATGATGTATGGGCTACGCAAACTTGGGATATAGTTAGCCGTGCCTTGCCAGATGGTAATCTTTGCAGTGGAGTACTTATAACTACAGAAATAGATGATGTAGCTCTGAAATGTGGTGGTTATGACTCTAAGTATGTTCTTCCGATGAAACCACTTGGTCACGATGATTCAAGCAAATTATTTTTCAGAACAGCTTTTGGTCCACAATATGAATGTCCTCCAGAACTCAGTGATGTTGCAAATAATATAATAAGGAAATGTGCTGGTTTCCCATTAGCAGTGGTTACTGTTGCTGGTCTTTTAGTAAACCAGATGGGCAAACCAGAGCAGTGGGATTTTGTGAATAAATCCTTAGGTTATGGTTTGAGGAAAAATCCTGCTCCAGAGGGGATGAAACAAGTACTAAACCTTAGTTACAACAATCTTCGTCTGCATTTGAAGGCATGCCTGATGTATCTCAGTATATATGAAGAGGACTACATAATTCAGAAGAATGATTTGGTAAAGCAATGGATAGCTGAAGGATTTATCCATGCGACAGAAGAGAAAGATATGGTGGAAATATCAAGGATATGTTTTGATGAGCTCATCAGTAGCAGAATGATCGAACCTGTACATATAAATGACACCGGTGATGTTTTGTCTTGCACAGTGCATCACATGGTACTTGATTTTATTACACACAAGTCCTTGGAAGAGAATTTCGTCACTGCAATAGATCATTGTCAGACAACTGCACGACTCGCAGACAAAGTTCGTCGGCTGTCTCTTCACTTTGGTAATGCAGAAGCGACGCCACCAACAAATATGAGACTATCACAAGTTCGCACTCTCGCATATTTCGGGGTAATCAAGTGTTTGCCTTCCATTGTGGAGTTTGGACTTCTTCAAATTCTAATCCTGCATCTTTGGGGCGATGATGATAGCATCAGTTTTGATCTCACTGGAATATCTGAGCTTTTTCGGCTGAGATATTTACACGTCACATGTAATGCCACCTTGGAAGTACCACAAACTCAGATACGAGGTCTACGATATTTGGAGACACTGAAAATAGATGCAAGAGTAAGTGCTGTTCCATCGGACATTGTTCATTTGCCGGGCTTATTGCACCTAAGTCTTCCTGTTGAGATAAATCTGCCCAATGGTATTGGCCGCATGACATCACTTTGCACACTTGAATGTTTTGATATAAGTGTTAACTCAGTAGAGAATGTGCACAGCCTTGGTGAGCTGACAAATCTTCATGATCTTCGACTCACCTGTTCTACAGTACATTCTTGTTATCTAACGAGCAAAATGGATAGTATGTGTTCCATTCTGACGAAACTCAGCAACCTCAGGTCTCTAACTCTGGAGCCTTCAAGTATTCTGGATGTTGGACCTTCAAGCATGAGCATTTCCTGTGACGGGTTGAGCAGTGTATCCTCTCCTCCAGCGTGTCTTCAGACGTTTGAGTGGTTGCCGCGCATTTGCACCTTCTCCAGCCTCCCCAAGTGGATTGGACGTCTCAGCAAGCTCTGCATTTTAAAGATTGGGGTTAGGAAACTAGCGAACAATGATTTTGATATTCTCAGAGGATTGCCTGCACTCACAGTTTTGTCGCTGCATATCCGAACAAAGCCTGCAAAAAGGATTCTCTTCAATAAGATAGGATTCTCAGTTCTCAAGTACTTCAAGTTCAGGTGCCGTGCACCTTGGCTGGAATTTGAGGTGGACGCAATGCCTAATCTTTTGAAACTCAAGCTACGTTTTGATGCCCATGGAGTAGATCAACATGGTACTATACCTGTTGGCATCGTGCACTTAACAGGCCTGAAGGAAATGTCTGCAAAAATTGGGGGTGCTGGTGCCAATGACCCTGATAGAAGGGCTGCAGAATCAGCTTTGATTGATGCTATTAAGATGCATCCGGCATGTCCCACCTTGAGCATACATTGTTTAGATGCGATGTTCAGTGGTGAAGATGATGATATCAAGAAGGAAGACTCAATTGAACACATGACTCTGCAAAAGCAATACGATGTCAAGAAGGAAGACTCAATTGAACACATGACTCTGCAAAAACAATATGGTATCAAGAAGGAAGACTCAATTGAACACACGACTCTGCAAGAACAATATGATATCAAGAACGAAGACTTAATTGAGCACATGACACTGCAAATACAAAATGATATCAAGAAGGAAGACTCCTATAAACAGCACGGATTTCTTCAAAAGGACTACAG GAAGACCCTGCCCAAGTGGAGCACACAGGTAAGGGTGAGCTCCTTGCAGGATATTGAGGGTCACGATGATGGCTTCAGCTGGAGGAAGTATGGTCAGAAGGATATCCTCGGCTCCAGGAACCCAAG AGGTTACTACCGATGCACGCACCATAACACACGGGGCTGCCAAGCATTGAAGCAGCTGCAGGCCACAGATGGCGACCCACTCTTATTTAATGCCATCTATGTCGGGAACCACACATGCACTCAGGGCGCGAACTCGCAGCCACAGCCTGGGTATGAGCAGAGCTCCATCTCTGTGGGGGACAAGGCTGAGGGGAGCATTCAGAGGCTTGAGAAGATGCCGCCACG GAGGTCCAAGCGAAGCATACAGGTGAGGGTGAGGTCCATGCAGGACGACTATCCGGCAGATGACGGCTATAGCTGGAGTAAGTACGGCCAGAAGGACATTCTCGGGTCCAAGCACCCAAG AGGTTACTACCGGTGCGTGCACAGGCCCGAAAAGGGCTGCGAGGCAACCAAGCAGGTGCAGCGATCGGACAGCGACACACAGCTCTTTGACGTCGTGTACCACGGGGAGCACACATGCGCTGAGAATGTGCATTCGCGGGGTGAGAGTGCGCGTTCACTGCCGCATCATGTCTCTGTCTCCGCGGGGGTCATACCTCCAGCGACGTCTGAGAGCCAGGTTACCTATGAGGCGGTCAGCAGCGGAAGTACAGCCGGGATCCACTTCATGTCCCCGGCAACGTCTGCGGGTAGCCAGGTTACCTACGAGAGTGGCAGCAGAAGTACGACAACGGGTCGATTCATCTCCCCGGGGATGTCAGAGAGCCAGGTTGCCTACGCCGAATTTTGGACTTGGCCCGATAATGTTGACTTTATGCTGAACTCCCCGATAAACGAAAGGCTGGACCTGAATGCTGATTTTGTGGATGAAACTGGCCCTTCTGACTTTGACTGA
- the LOC109747137 gene encoding disease resistance protein RGA5 isoform X2 — protein MDAPSSPRKLQGPRPPRLKVRQESHAIKKPSGAPEQSQAQGHGRREQQRGQEVRVDANRRNFREVVQYLTGGVPASDSIVQQLVGQGSASQTQDFQIVEAVEGLPRELLLSPSAAVSPAARLASIERSVRPVPAQQPEVIDLTDDRFDDGGLVAVVDDDWLSLRCASPPSPPPPESTSGQFSPQGQKSAKQRSQTVSDISHSQVKQARQTKKRIQQLQAPVCAMADAMFRLPEKLDGLLSSHGQMLPRGVEEEIPLIKQDLEKMVAILQQHDDSGAEDCAMTAKCLAKEVRELSYDMEDSVDQYEQAATTSRWIAPRLKKHKFARRRVTRLPEKLRWRLWMANKMREFSLRSQEALQRYSLFNHHGDNGIRAAAIGGTGSSTPPRHDTCFGSWYPTPYEELVGIGEHVNNLEAWLGRDGEQRLKVVTVVGSGGIGKSTLVKELYRRIRGQFECRAFVRTSRKPDIRRLLISMLSQVRPHQTSHTWKLHSLIADIRTHLQDKRYLIVIDDVWATQTWDIVSRALPDGNLCSGVLITTEIDDVALKCGGYDSKYVLPMKPLGHDDSSKLFFRTAFGPQYECPPELSDVANNIIRKCAGFPLAVVTVAGLLVNQMGKPEQWDFVNKSLGYGLRKNPAPEGMKQVLNLSYNNLRLHLKACLMYLSIYEEDYIIQKNDLVKQWIAEGFIHATEEKDMVEISRICFDELISSRMIEPVHINDTGDVLSCTVHHMVLDFITHKSLEENFVTAIDHCQTTARLADKVRRLSLHFGNAEATPPTNMRLSQVRTLAYFGVIKCLPSIVEFGLLQILILHLWGDDDSISFDLTGISELFRLRYLHVTCNATLEVPQTQIRGLRYLETLKIDARVSAVPSDIVHLPGLLHLSLPVEINLPNGIGRMTSLCTLECFDISVNSVENVHSLGELTNLHDLRLTCSTVHSCYLTSKMDSMCSILTKLSNLRSLTLEPSSILDVGPSSMSISCDGLSSVSSPPACLQTFEWLPRICTFSSLPKWIGRLSKLCILKIGVRKLANNDFDILRGLPALTVLSLHIRTKPAKRILFNKIGFSVLKYFKFRCRAPWLEFEVDAMPNLLKLKLRFDAHGVDQHGTIPVGIVHLTGLKEMSAKIGGAGANDPDRRAAESALIDAIKMHPACPTLSIHCLDAMFSGEDDDIKKEDSIEHMTLQKQYDVKKEDSIEHMTLQKQYGIKKEDSIEHTTLQEQYDIKNEDLIEHMTLQIQNDIKKEDSYKQHGFLQKDYRKTLPKWSTQVRVSSLQDIEGHDDGFSWRKYGQKDILGSRNPRGYYRCTHHNTRGCQALKQLQATDGDPLLFNAIYVGNHTCTQGANSQPQPGYEQSSISVGDKAEGSIQRLEKMPPRRSKRSIQVRVRSMQDDYPADDGYSWSKYGQKDILGSKHPRPEKGCEATKQVQRSDSDTQLFDVVYHGEHTCAENVHSRGESARSLPHHVSVSAGVIPPATSESQVTYEAVSSGSTAGIHFMSPATSAGSQVTYESGSRSTTTGRFISPGMSESQVAYAEFWTWPDNVDFMLNSPINERLDLNADFVDETGPSDFD, from the exons ATGGACGCGCCTTCGTCTCCGAGGAAGCTGCAGGGCCCGCGACCGCCGCGGCTCAAAGTGCGGCAGGAGTCGCACGCCATCAAGAAGCCCTCCGGGGCGCCCGAGCAGTCCCAGGCGCAGGGGCATGGCCGGCGGGAGCAGCAGCGAGGGCAGGAGGTGCGCGTCGACGCCAATCGCAGGAACTTCAGGGAGGTTGTGCAGTATCTGACCGGTGGCGTTCCAGCCTCCGACTCGATTGTGCAGCAGCTAGTGGGTCAAGGGTCTGCATCTCAGACCCAGGACTTCCAGATCGTCGAGGCCGTGGAGGGGCTGCCGCGGGAGCTGCTGCTCTCGCCTTCCGCTGCAGTGTCCCCGGCGGCGAGGCTGGCATCCATCGAGAGGTCCGTCCGGCCAGTGCCCGCACAGCAGCCGGAAGTCATAGACTTGACGGACGACAGATTCGATGACGGCGGCCTCGTGGCGGTTGTCGATGATGACTGGCTCAGTTTGAGGTGCgcttcgccgccgtcgccgccgccgccagaatCGACCTCGGGGCAGTTCTCACCGCAAGGTCAGAAATCAGCCAAGCAGCGTTCGCAAACAGTCAGTGATATCAGCCATTCACAGGTCAAGCAAGCGCGTCAGACCAAGAAGAGAATTCAACAACTACAGGCTCCTGTCTGCGCTATGGCGGACGCCATGTTCAGGCTCCCAGAGAAGCTGGACGGGTTACTGTCCAGCCATGGCCAAATGCTGCCCCGGGGCGTGGAGGAGGAGATACCTCTCATCAAGCAAGATCTGGAGAAGATGGTTGCCATTCTCCAGCAGCACGATGACTCCGGAGCAGAGGACTGTGCTATGACGGCCAAGTGCCTGGCCAAGGAGGTGCGCGAGCTCTCATACGACATGGAGGACAGCGTCGACCAGTACGAGCAGGCCGCCACCACCAGTAGATGGATAGCTCCCCGCCTTAAAAAGCACAAGTTTGCTCGTCGTAGAGTTACACGGCTTCCGGAGAAACTCAGGTGGCGGCTATGGATGGCCAACAAGATGAGGGAGTTCAGCTTGCGCTCGCAGGAGGCGCTTCAGCGGTACAGCTTGTTTAACCACCATGGTGACAATGGCATCAGAGCTGCTGCCATTGGTGGCACTGGCAGCAGCACTCCTCCTAGACATGATACGTGTTTTGGCTCTTGGTACCCCACGCCGTATGAGGAGCTTGTTGGTATAGGTGAACATGTGAATAATCTTGAAGCGTGGCTGGGTAGGGATGGAGAGCAGAGGCTCAAGGTGGTGACTGTTGTTGGATCTGGAGGGATTGGTAAGAGCACGCTTGTCAAAGAGCTGTACCGTAGAATCAGAGGGCAATTCGAGTGCCGGGCATTTGTGAGGACGTCCCGGAAGCCTGACATCAGGAGGCTTCTCATCAGCATGCTCTCACAAGTCCGGCCACACCAAACCTCtcacacttggaaattgcatagTCTAATTGCCGACATCAGGACACATCTCCAAGATAAGAG GTACTTGATTGTAATTGATGATGTATGGGCTACGCAAACTTGGGATATAGTTAGCCGTGCCTTGCCAGATGGTAATCTTTGCAGTGGAGTACTTATAACTACAGAAATAGATGATGTAGCTCTGAAATGTGGTGGTTATGACTCTAAGTATGTTCTTCCGATGAAACCACTTGGTCACGATGATTCAAGCAAATTATTTTTCAGAACAGCTTTTGGTCCACAATATGAATGTCCTCCAGAACTCAGTGATGTTGCAAATAATATAATAAGGAAATGTGCTGGTTTCCCATTAGCAGTGGTTACTGTTGCTGGTCTTTTAGTAAACCAGATGGGCAAACCAGAGCAGTGGGATTTTGTGAATAAATCCTTAGGTTATGGTTTGAGGAAAAATCCTGCTCCAGAGGGGATGAAACAAGTACTAAACCTTAGTTACAACAATCTTCGTCTGCATTTGAAGGCATGCCTGATGTATCTCAGTATATATGAAGAGGACTACATAATTCAGAAGAATGATTTGGTAAAGCAATGGATAGCTGAAGGATTTATCCATGCGACAGAAGAGAAAGATATGGTGGAAATATCAAGGATATGTTTTGATGAGCTCATCAGTAGCAGAATGATCGAACCTGTACATATAAATGACACCGGTGATGTTTTGTCTTGCACAGTGCATCACATGGTACTTGATTTTATTACACACAAGTCCTTGGAAGAGAATTTCGTCACTGCAATAGATCATTGTCAGACAACTGCACGACTCGCAGACAAAGTTCGTCGGCTGTCTCTTCACTTTGGTAATGCAGAAGCGACGCCACCAACAAATATGAGACTATCACAAGTTCGCACTCTCGCATATTTCGGGGTAATCAAGTGTTTGCCTTCCATTGTGGAGTTTGGACTTCTTCAAATTCTAATCCTGCATCTTTGGGGCGATGATGATAGCATCAGTTTTGATCTCACTGGAATATCTGAGCTTTTTCGGCTGAGATATTTACACGTCACATGTAATGCCACCTTGGAAGTACCACAAACTCAGATACGAGGTCTACGATATTTGGAGACACTGAAAATAGATGCAAGAGTAAGTGCTGTTCCATCGGACATTGTTCATTTGCCGGGCTTATTGCACCTAAGTCTTCCTGTTGAGATAAATCTGCCCAATGGTATTGGCCGCATGACATCACTTTGCACACTTGAATGTTTTGATATAAGTGTTAACTCAGTAGAGAATGTGCACAGCCTTGGTGAGCTGACAAATCTTCATGATCTTCGACTCACCTGTTCTACAGTACATTCTTGTTATCTAACGAGCAAAATGGATAGTATGTGTTCCATTCTGACGAAACTCAGCAACCTCAGGTCTCTAACTCTGGAGCCTTCAAGTATTCTGGATGTTGGACCTTCAAGCATGAGCATTTCCTGTGACGGGTTGAGCAGTGTATCCTCTCCTCCAGCGTGTCTTCAGACGTTTGAGTGGTTGCCGCGCATTTGCACCTTCTCCAGCCTCCCCAAGTGGATTGGACGTCTCAGCAAGCTCTGCATTTTAAAGATTGGGGTTAGGAAACTAGCGAACAATGATTTTGATATTCTCAGAGGATTGCCTGCACTCACAGTTTTGTCGCTGCATATCCGAACAAAGCCTGCAAAAAGGATTCTCTTCAATAAGATAGGATTCTCAGTTCTCAAGTACTTCAAGTTCAGGTGCCGTGCACCTTGGCTGGAATTTGAGGTGGACGCAATGCCTAATCTTTTGAAACTCAAGCTACGTTTTGATGCCCATGGAGTAGATCAACATGGTACTATACCTGTTGGCATCGTGCACTTAACAGGCCTGAAGGAAATGTCTGCAAAAATTGGGGGTGCTGGTGCCAATGACCCTGATAGAAGGGCTGCAGAATCAGCTTTGATTGATGCTATTAAGATGCATCCGGCATGTCCCACCTTGAGCATACATTGTTTAGATGCGATGTTCAGTGGTGAAGATGATGATATCAAGAAGGAAGACTCAATTGAACACATGACTCTGCAAAAGCAATACGATGTCAAGAAGGAAGACTCAATTGAACACATGACTCTGCAAAAACAATATGGTATCAAGAAGGAAGACTCAATTGAACACACGACTCTGCAAGAACAATATGATATCAAGAACGAAGACTTAATTGAGCACATGACACTGCAAATACAAAATGATATCAAGAAGGAAGACTCCTATAAACAGCACGGATTTCTTCAAAAGGACTACAG GAAGACCCTGCCCAAGTGGAGCACACAGGTAAGGGTGAGCTCCTTGCAGGATATTGAGGGTCACGATGATGGCTTCAGCTGGAGGAAGTATGGTCAGAAGGATATCCTCGGCTCCAGGAACCCAAG AGGTTACTACCGATGCACGCACCATAACACACGGGGCTGCCAAGCATTGAAGCAGCTGCAGGCCACAGATGGCGACCCACTCTTATTTAATGCCATCTATGTCGGGAACCACACATGCACTCAGGGCGCGAACTCGCAGCCACAGCCTGGGTATGAGCAGAGCTCCATCTCTGTGGGGGACAAGGCTGAGGGGAGCATTCAGAGGCTTGAGAAGATGCCGCCACG GAGGTCCAAGCGAAGCATACAGGTGAGGGTGAGGTCCATGCAGGACGACTATCCGGCAGATGACGGCTATAGCTGGAGTAAGTACGGCCAGAAGGACATTCTCGGGTCCAAGCACCCAAG GCCCGAAAAGGGCTGCGAGGCAACCAAGCAGGTGCAGCGATCGGACAGCGACACACAGCTCTTTGACGTCGTGTACCACGGGGAGCACACATGCGCTGAGAATGTGCATTCGCGGGGTGAGAGTGCGCGTTCACTGCCGCATCATGTCTCTGTCTCCGCGGGGGTCATACCTCCAGCGACGTCTGAGAGCCAGGTTACCTATGAGGCGGTCAGCAGCGGAAGTACAGCCGGGATCCACTTCATGTCCCCGGCAACGTCTGCGGGTAGCCAGGTTACCTACGAGAGTGGCAGCAGAAGTACGACAACGGGTCGATTCATCTCCCCGGGGATGTCAGAGAGCCAGGTTGCCTACGCCGAATTTTGGACTTGGCCCGATAATGTTGACTTTATGCTGAACTCCCCGATAAACGAAAGGCTGGACCTGAATGCTGATTTTGTGGATGAAACTGGCCCTTCTGACTTTGACTGA